ACGCCCACATGCATGCACGGGCACGGCCCGTCGCAACGCGCCAGCAGAGCTTCCTCCGGGCTTCCATCCCCCAGCAGGTCCCAGTGCAGTGCAAGGCATGGCTACTTAAACTCCTAGATCTGCCTGTCATGTCCGGCCACTAGCGATACCACGAGCTTCATTGATCTCTGTAACATGGGGACGTCAGCTGGATCGTCTCTTCGGCTCTTCGTGTTGTTCGCGGTCGCGACGTGCCTGCTCTGGAGCACGGCCTCCGGCTTCTCGGCGTCCGGCGTCAGCAGGGCCTTCGCCACCTTCTACGGCGGCAGCGACGCCTCGGGAACCATGGGTACGTGCGCAAGTGTAGTTAACTTCATTCGATCGTGATGAACACACAGAAAGAAGCTGATGATGCGATTGCGATGCGTGCAGGCGGGGCATGCGGGTACGGGAACCTGTACTCGACGGGGTACGGCACGAACACGGCGGCGCTGAGCACGGCGCTGTTCAACGACGGCGCCTCCTGCGGGCAGTGCTACCGGATCAGGTGCGACTACGCGGCGGACCCGCGGTTCTGCATCCGCGGCGCGTCGGTGACCATCACGGCCACCAACCTCTGCCCGCCCAACTACGCGCTGCCCAACGACGACGGCGGCTGGTGCAACCCGCCGCGGCAGCACTTCGACATGGCCGAGCCGGCATGGCTCAACATCGGCGTCTACCGCGGCGGCATCGTGCCGGTGCTCTACCAGCGCGTGCCCTGCGCCAAGAAGGGCGGCGTCAGGTTCACCGTCAACGGCCACGACTACTTCGAGCTCGTGCTCGTCAGCAACGTCGGCGGCGTGGGCTCCATCCGGTCCGTGTCCATCAAGGGGTCCAGGACCGGGTGGATGCCCATGTCCAGGAATTGGGGGGTCAACTGGCAGTCCAACGCGCTGCTCACCGGCCAGAGCCTCTCGTTCCAGGTCACCAGCACCGACGGCCAGACGCTCACCTTCCCCAACGCCGCGCCCGCCGGCTGGGGCTTCGGCCAGACCTTCGCCACCAACAAGCAGTTCTCTTAAGAGACGATCATAAGTACGAGTGGTTTATTAATTTATACTCCAGCCTTTTTGTGGGGGATGTATGTCTTTGATCAGTGATCGGTGTGTCGATCGGTGTGAACGTTCGGTCATCGGTGTGTCGATCGCGGTGATATCTTCGCCTGACGAGGTATTGTGTCCATCCATGCATTTGCCTCTGCATCCGAGGCTTCAAGATGACCAATATGCCAAGAGTTTCATAAAATTTGAAGCTATGGTTGATTTTTTTTTTCTTAAAATTTGGGAGGTTTTAGGAATTTTCTGGAAAAAAATGACGCATGTCGTCCTCCGATTGGCCAGAACTGAATTTCTAATGAAATATAAAGTCAAAAGGCAAATATCATGGCATTGGTGGATTTTGAGAAAGTGTTTGACACTATGGAACACGACGCTATCCTGCAAATTTTTAGAGTTTAAAGGTTTGATGAGAAATGGGGAGCTTGGATCAAGGAGATCTTATCCTCTCGAATACCTTCCATCCTTTTGAATGGTGTGCCCCATTAAGCAGTACAATGCAAACATGGGATTCAGTACCACTGTTAATTGACACTTCTATTTGTCTTGCCAGCAGATTTATTTCAATCTGTTCTCGATGACATGTATCTTTGTGGGGAGCTGTATTTTCCAACCCCATCTCATGATCCGGACTATCCAATTGCGCAGTATGCTGATGATATGTTGTTGGTTATGCCGGATATTGATTCTCAACTTCCGGCCCAGAAATAAATGTTACAAGTTTTTTTTGTTGCTAAATCCACTCGTTTGAAAGTGAATTTTCGTTCTCCATGTTGCTTATCAATTTGATTGATGATGTAGCTTCTCATTTGGCCAATTTGATTGAGTGTCAATTGGGTAAGATGCCTTTCACTTACCTTCGTTTACCCAGGGTACACTATAGgcccaagtgttggggaacgtagcaataatttaaaattttcctacgtgtcaccaagatcaatctaggagatactagcaacaagagagagggagtgcatcttcatacccttgaagatctctaagcggaagcgttcaagagaacggggttgatggactcgtactcatcgtgatccaaatcaccgatgatcctagcgccgaacggacggcacctccgcgttcaacacacgtacggaacggagacgtctcccgcgccttgatccagcaaggaggagggagaggttgaggaagagagtccaacagcagcacgacagcgtggtggtgatggagtggcagttctccggcagggcttcgccaagctcacacgGAGGAGGAAatgtattggaggggaggggctgtgccaggtgcaagggtgtggccgccctcccatccctccactatttataggtggggagagagggggccggcccccctagatcccatctagggttgggggcggcggccaagggggggaggattgcctcccaagtcaagtggaggccctcccccttagggtttcccctctcccatgcgcatgggccttgggggggctagtgcccctggcccattaaggctagggagcccccctacagcccatgctgctgtattggacatggtggaacatttttcggacctccggacccctccggaatcctccggaaccttccggaagcttcccggtacaataccagaaaaaaaaccgaacttttcctggaacccgaacaacaactttccatatataaatctttacctccggaccattccagaactcctcgtgacatccgggatctcatccgggactccgaacaacattcagtaatcacatacaagtcttcctaataaccctagcatcgtcgaaccttaagtgcgtagaccctacgggttcgggaaccatgcagacatgaccgagaaaactctccagtcaataaccaatagcgggatctggatacccatgttggctcccacatgctccacgatgatctcatcggatgaaccacgatgtcaaggattcaatcagtcccgtatacaattccctttgtctatcggtacgatacttgcccgagattcgatcgtcggtatcccgataccttgttcaaagcaagtctctttactcgttccgtaacacatcatcccgtgatcaactccttggtcacattgtgcacattatgacgatgtcctaccgagtgggcccagagatacctctccgttacacggagtgacaaatcccagtcttgatttgtgccaacccaacagac
The window above is part of the Triticum aestivum cultivar Chinese Spring chromosome 2A, IWGSC CS RefSeq v2.1, whole genome shotgun sequence genome. Proteins encoded here:
- the LOC123184500 gene encoding expansin-A1, which produces MGTSAGSSLRLFVLFAVATCLLWSTASGFSASGVSRAFATFYGGSDASGTMGGACGYGNLYSTGYGTNTAALSTALFNDGASCGQCYRIRCDYAADPRFCIRGASVTITATNLCPPNYALPNDDGGWCNPPRQHFDMAEPAWLNIGVYRGGIVPVLYQRVPCAKKGGVRFTVNGHDYFELVLVSNVGGVGSIRSVSIKGSRTGWMPMSRNWGVNWQSNALLTGQSLSFQVTSTDGQTLTFPNAAPAGWGFGQTFATNKQFS